Proteins from a genomic interval of Leptospiraceae bacterium:
- a CDS encoding SLBB domain-containing protein: MRQNRSWLKEIYSPSKIHVKISGKVKEPGIYEMSHGDQVKDLLEKAGGLSSNIDNSNIILDAELLDGQVIRIE; this comes from the coding sequence TTGAGGCAAAATAGAAGCTGGCTTAAAGAAATTTATTCTCCTTCTAAAATTCATGTGAAAATTTCTGGAAAGGTAAAGGAACCAGGTATCTATGAGATGAGCCATGGAGATCAGGTAAAAGATTTGCTCGAAAAAGCGGGCGGCCTATCTAGTAATATTGACAATTCCAATATAATTTTAGATGCTGAATTATTAGACGGTCAGGTTATCAGAATCGAGTAA
- the atpC gene encoding ATP synthase F1 subunit epsilon, with amino-acid sequence MTESILNVTVISPEKQIFSGSAEYVNIPGTMGYFGILANHSPIVSELDIGILEIKQLGKVVKIVVDGGFAEVKANQIKILTNGGDVKEKIDATRAAAELEKAIASTSKSRDLDIKKAKVRVLIHKS; translated from the coding sequence ATGACTGAAAGTATATTAAATGTTACAGTGATTTCTCCAGAGAAACAAATTTTCTCTGGATCAGCTGAATACGTAAATATTCCAGGAACTATGGGCTATTTTGGAATTCTTGCGAATCACTCCCCGATTGTGTCTGAGTTAGATATAGGCATACTTGAGATAAAACAACTAGGGAAAGTTGTCAAAATTGTAGTAGATGGTGGTTTTGCTGAAGTAAAAGCAAATCAAATCAAAATCTTGACAAACGGTGGTGATGTAAAAGAGAAAATAGATGCAACCCGTGCTGCAGCCGAATTAGAGAAAGCAATCGCATCTACTTCTAAATCAAGAGATTTAGATATAAAAAAAGCTAAAGTTAGAGTATTAATTCATAAAAGTTAA
- the atpD gene encoding F0F1 ATP synthase subunit beta, producing the protein MNSVNSVNVGKIKQIIGSVLDITFENGQLPEIFNALEIDLVKNGVSEKVVAEVQQHLGDNTVRAIALSSTDGMIRGLAVKDTGASISVPVGDVTLGRIFNVLGETIDEGPAIQVNERRSIHMPSPKYEDLKPKTEVFETGIKVIDLLAPYIKGGKTGLFGGAGVGKTVLIQELINNIAKQHGGYSVFAGVGERTREGNDLWREMKESGVIDKTVLVYGQMNEPPGARLRVALSALTMAEHFRDSMNADILLFVDNIFRFSQAGSEVSALLGRMPSAVGYQPTLSTEMGGLQERITSTQNGSITSVQAIYVPADDLTDPAPATAFTHLDATTVLSRNIASKGIYPAVDPLDSTSRVLNAEVLGEEHYSVAREVQRILQRYKDLQDIIAILGMDELSEDDKILVGRARKIEKFLSQPFFVAEVFTGSPGKYVKLADTVRSFKDLISGKYDDLPEQAFYMVGSIDEVVEKAKKLRA; encoded by the coding sequence ATGAATAGTGTTAACAGCGTAAACGTTGGAAAAATTAAGCAAATCATTGGTTCGGTTCTCGACATTACTTTTGAGAATGGACAATTGCCAGAAATCTTTAATGCATTAGAAATTGATTTAGTTAAGAATGGTGTTTCTGAAAAAGTTGTTGCGGAAGTTCAACAGCATTTAGGAGATAATACAGTAAGAGCTATTGCGCTTTCGTCTACTGATGGAATGATTCGCGGGTTAGCGGTAAAAGATACAGGAGCTTCCATTAGCGTTCCTGTTGGGGATGTTACTCTCGGAAGGATTTTTAACGTATTAGGTGAAACCATTGACGAAGGTCCTGCAATCCAAGTAAATGAAAGACGTTCTATCCATATGCCCTCTCCAAAATATGAAGACCTAAAACCAAAAACAGAAGTTTTTGAAACTGGAATCAAAGTGATTGATTTACTTGCTCCTTACATTAAGGGGGGTAAAACGGGATTATTCGGTGGTGCCGGAGTTGGTAAAACTGTATTAATTCAAGAATTAATTAATAACATTGCGAAACAACATGGTGGATATTCAGTGTTTGCCGGTGTTGGAGAAAGAACTAGAGAAGGAAATGACCTCTGGCGTGAAATGAAAGAGTCTGGCGTTATTGACAAGACTGTTCTTGTATACGGTCAGATGAATGAGCCTCCGGGAGCTCGTTTACGTGTTGCTTTATCCGCATTGACTATGGCTGAGCATTTCCGTGACTCAATGAATGCCGATATTCTATTATTCGTAGATAACATTTTCCGTTTCTCTCAAGCGGGATCTGAAGTATCTGCGCTTCTTGGTCGTATGCCTTCGGCTGTGGGTTACCAACCTACTCTCTCTACTGAAATGGGTGGACTACAAGAACGTATTACTTCTACACAAAATGGTTCTATTACTTCTGTTCAGGCGATTTACGTTCCTGCGGATGATTTAACTGACCCTGCTCCAGCGACTGCATTTACTCACTTAGATGCTACGACGGTTCTTTCTCGTAATATTGCGTCTAAAGGTATTTACCCTGCTGTGGATCCATTAGATTCAACTTCTCGCGTATTAAATGCAGAAGTATTAGGGGAAGAGCATTATAGTGTTGCCCGCGAAGTTCAGAGAATTCTACAAAGATATAAAGACTTACAAGATATTATCGCAATTTTAGGGATGGATGAGTTATCGGAAGATGATAAAATCCTAGTTGGTCGTGCTCGTAAAATTGAGAAATTCCTTTCTCAACCATTCTTTGTGGCGGAAGTATTTACTGGATCTCCTGGAAAATATGTAAAACTAGCTGATACAGTTCGTTCTTTTAAAGACCTTATTAGTGGAAAATATGATGATCTACCGGAGCAAGCATTTTACATGGTAGGATCTATTGACGAAGTTGTTGAAAAGGCTAAAAAGCTAAGAGCATAG
- the atpG gene encoding ATP synthase F1 subunit gamma, whose protein sequence is MASPREIKKRIVSVTNTKKITRTMEMVATAKSKKMSNRVNASKPFSDKIKELVGSLASLTDKVESPLLRREESPKKIAVLVVTANRGLCGGYNSNILRMTRSYLADLKKKGIAYDLYVIGKKGISFFKFTKEPVVQAFTNIDDNSGYAEAESFANLFMDAFADKKIDGLEIISTVYHSSSDQRAETTKVLPIEPPAGLTEVNDSVIYEPSPEIILNSLLPLVIKTAMYKIILEAVCSEQIARRIAMKSATDAATEMIKVLVRGYNRVRQSKITQEISEIVAGADSLK, encoded by the coding sequence TTGGCTTCACCTAGAGAAATAAAAAAAAGAATCGTATCCGTAACGAATACTAAGAAGATTACTCGTACTATGGAAATGGTAGCGACTGCCAAATCTAAAAAAATGAGTAATCGAGTAAATGCTTCCAAACCATTCTCTGATAAAATCAAAGAATTGGTAGGTTCTCTGGCTTCATTAACGGATAAGGTAGAAAGCCCCCTTCTTAGAAGAGAAGAAAGTCCTAAAAAAATAGCCGTATTAGTAGTTACGGCTAATAGAGGATTATGCGGTGGGTACAATAGTAATATTCTTAGGATGACTCGTTCCTATTTAGCTGATTTAAAGAAAAAAGGAATTGCCTACGACCTCTATGTTATTGGGAAAAAAGGTATTTCATTCTTTAAATTCACAAAAGAACCAGTAGTGCAAGCATTCACTAATATTGATGACAACTCTGGTTATGCGGAAGCAGAGTCTTTTGCAAATTTGTTCATGGATGCATTTGCTGATAAGAAGATTGACGGTTTAGAAATAATTTCTACTGTTTATCATTCCTCTTCAGATCAAAGAGCAGAAACTACAAAAGTGTTACCAATCGAGCCTCCAGCAGGTTTGACTGAAGTAAATGATTCTGTTATCTATGAGCCAAGTCCAGAAATTATTTTAAATTCTCTTCTTCCACTTGTGATTAAAACTGCGATGTACAAAATTATTTTGGAAGCTGTTTGCTCAGAACAAATTGCAAGAAGAATTGCTATGAAGTCCGCTACCGATGCGGCAACAGAAATGATAAAAGTATTAGTTCGTGGATACAATCGCGTGCGTCAATCTAAGATTACCCAAGAGATTTCTGAGATTGTAGCAGGTGCTGATTCACTGAAATAG
- a CDS encoding F0F1 ATP synthase subunit alpha: protein MKIKTEEITSLIKKEIQSYKQDLAIDEVGTVIEIGDGIARVFGLKNVMAGELLEFQNGIRGQAFNLEENSVGVVILGEYKNIEEGFTVKRTGSIFSVPVGDALLGRVVNPLGEPIDGKGPIHTDKVRPVEVLAPGISKRYPVTEPLQTGVKAIDSMIPIGRGQRELIIGDRGTGKTTIATDTIINQKGSGVICVYVAIGQKASTVAGVVQKLQEKGAMAYTIVVNASAADPAPLQFIAPYSGCSMAEFFMYEEGKACLIVYDDLTKQAVAYRQMSLLLRRPPGREAYPGDVFYLHSRLLERAAKLDQKYGGGSLTAFPIIETQEGEVSAYIPTNVISITDGQIYLQSNLFASGNRPAVDVGISVSRVGSAAQIKAMKKVAGTLKLDLAQFRELEAFASLGTELDAATQAQLDRGNRIVEILKQPQSNPYPVEDQVLVIFAVTRGLMDTIPVSKVKEFETYLLNHVKTHHPEVLNEIRDEKVIKDENVAAERVKEVVADFLRK from the coding sequence ATGAAAATTAAAACTGAGGAAATTACTTCCTTAATTAAAAAAGAAATACAAAGCTATAAGCAGGATTTAGCAATTGACGAAGTCGGAACTGTTATCGAGATCGGTGACGGTATTGCAAGAGTCTTTGGCTTAAAAAATGTTATGGCAGGCGAGCTTCTAGAGTTCCAAAATGGAATTCGCGGGCAAGCATTTAACTTGGAAGAAAATTCCGTCGGGGTAGTTATTCTTGGTGAATACAAAAATATCGAGGAAGGATTTACTGTAAAACGAACAGGATCCATTTTTTCTGTCCCTGTTGGAGATGCTTTACTTGGTCGCGTTGTCAATCCTTTAGGTGAGCCAATCGACGGAAAGGGTCCAATTCACACTGATAAAGTTCGACCTGTTGAAGTATTAGCTCCAGGTATTTCTAAACGTTATCCGGTAACTGAGCCATTGCAAACTGGCGTAAAAGCAATTGATTCTATGATTCCAATTGGTCGTGGTCAACGTGAGTTAATCATTGGAGACCGTGGAACTGGAAAAACTACTATTGCTACAGATACAATTATTAACCAGAAAGGTTCTGGAGTTATTTGTGTATACGTTGCGATTGGACAAAAAGCATCCACTGTTGCGGGTGTCGTTCAAAAGCTACAAGAAAAAGGAGCAATGGCATACACGATTGTTGTAAATGCTAGTGCGGCTGATCCAGCACCTTTACAATTTATCGCTCCTTATTCTGGTTGTTCAATGGCTGAATTCTTTATGTATGAAGAAGGTAAGGCTTGTTTAATCGTTTATGATGATTTAACAAAGCAAGCTGTCGCCTATCGTCAAATGAGTTTATTACTTCGTCGTCCTCCGGGTCGTGAAGCATATCCTGGAGACGTTTTCTATTTACACTCTCGTTTATTAGAAAGAGCTGCAAAGTTAGATCAAAAATACGGTGGTGGTTCATTGACTGCATTTCCGATTATCGAAACGCAAGAAGGGGAAGTATCTGCGTATATTCCTACTAACGTTATTTCGATTACAGATGGTCAAATTTACTTACAATCTAACTTATTTGCATCAGGGAATCGTCCTGCTGTAGACGTTGGTATTTCTGTATCTCGGGTTGGTAGTGCGGCGCAAATTAAAGCGATGAAAAAAGTTGCAGGAACTCTAAAATTAGATTTAGCTCAATTTAGAGAATTAGAAGCATTTGCCTCTCTTGGAACTGAATTAGATGCAGCTACACAAGCACAGTTAGATAGAGGAAATAGAATTGTCGAAATTCTAAAACAACCACAATCTAATCCATATCCAGTAGAAGACCAAGTTCTAGTTATTTTTGCGGTAACTCGTGGTTTAATGGATACGATCCCTGTTAGTAAAGTAAAAGAATTTGAAACTTATTTATTGAATCATGTTAAGACTCATCATCCAGAAGTTTTAAATGAAATCAGAGATGAAAAAGTTATTAAAGATGAGAATGTGGCAGCAGAGAGAGTAAAAGAAGTAGTTGCAGACTTCTTAAGAAAGTAA
- the atpH gene encoding ATP synthase F1 subunit delta has product MDNIHVAKVYAKALLEISIEKKNSELIEEELIAVSESLTQDSEVWEFLLSPKISKDQKIKVVENSFKSSVSETINSLLFLLLKKDRIFFIKEIARQFTKGNDILKGRIRTYVESATKLNDSQISEIKATISQKYNGECIIENLIKPEIIGGLVVRFNDNLIDGSIRSQLVTIKKNLLQSKLGGAYYEN; this is encoded by the coding sequence ATGGATAACATTCATGTAGCAAAAGTTTACGCAAAAGCACTTCTCGAGATTTCTATCGAGAAGAAAAACTCTGAACTCATTGAAGAAGAGTTAATTGCTGTATCAGAGTCACTTACTCAGGATTCGGAAGTTTGGGAGTTTTTATTATCTCCCAAAATTTCCAAAGATCAGAAGATCAAAGTAGTCGAGAATTCTTTCAAGTCTAGTGTTTCTGAGACGATTAATTCTCTACTTTTTCTTCTTCTAAAAAAAGATCGAATTTTCTTTATTAAAGAAATTGCAAGGCAGTTTACCAAAGGAAATGATATCTTAAAAGGTCGGATTCGCACGTATGTAGAATCTGCGACCAAATTGAATGATTCGCAAATTTCAGAAATTAAAGCAACTATTTCACAAAAATACAATGGTGAATGTATAATTGAAAATTTAATAAAGCCGGAAATAATCGGCGGACTTGTGGTTAGATTTAATGATAATTTAATCGATGGCTCAATTCGTAGCCAATTAGTCACTATTAAGAAAAATTTACTCCAGAGCAAATTAGGTGGGGCATACTATGAAAATTAA
- a CDS encoding F0F1 ATP synthase subunit B — protein sequence MIYLAAGGLLDVNPGLLIWTLITFLIVVFILKKFAWGPIIHALDERAEKIHGDIEKADKIRKDAEGLLASYNEKLTAARDEAIAIVNEANADATRLKAKTLQDTQDEIKSLKEQSLKDIELAKVKAVQEIQTQIVDLSITIAGQILQTKLKPEEHAKYVQDEITKLKSVKV from the coding sequence TTGATTTATCTAGCGGCAGGCGGACTACTTGATGTAAATCCGGGTCTTTTAATTTGGACTCTAATTACTTTTCTGATTGTAGTTTTCATTCTTAAAAAATTTGCTTGGGGTCCAATCATTCATGCTCTTGACGAAAGAGCTGAGAAGATTCATGGCGATATTGAAAAGGCGGATAAAATCCGCAAAGACGCAGAAGGATTATTAGCATCTTATAATGAGAAACTAACTGCGGCAAGAGATGAAGCAATTGCAATTGTGAACGAAGCTAATGCTGATGCAACAAGGCTGAAAGCTAAGACATTGCAAGACACGCAAGATGAAATTAAGTCTTTAAAAGAGCAATCCTTAAAAGACATTGAATTAGCAAAAGTAAAGGCAGTCCAAGAAATCCAAACGCAAATAGTTGATTTATCGATTACTATTGCGGGTCAGATTTTGCAAACTAAACTAAAACCTGAGGAACATGCAAAATATGTTCAGGATGAGATAACTAAGCTTAAGAGCGTTAAAGTGTAA
- the atpE gene encoding ATP synthase F0 subunit C has translation MDFGLGYIGIGIGAGLAILGAGLGIGRIGGQAVEGMSRQPEVAGKIQVAMLISAAFIEGAALFALVIAFLGADALNKGLPESIKAKTVVEQPAKQ, from the coding sequence ATGGACTTTGGTTTAGGATATATTGGTATTGGAATTGGGGCTGGACTTGCAATTTTAGGCGCAGGTTTAGGTATTGGTCGTATTGGTGGACAAGCTGTTGAAGGTATGAGCCGTCAACCAGAAGTTGCTGGAAAAATTCAAGTAGCTATGTTGATTTCTGCTGCTTTTATCGAAGGTGCTGCGTTATTTGCTTTAGTTATCGCTTTCCTTGGTGCTGATGCATTAAATAAAGGTCTTCCAGAATCCATCAAAGCAAAAACTGTTGTTGAGCAACCTGCTAAACAATAA
- the atpB gene encoding F0F1 ATP synthase subunit A, which produces MIKKIYFILLVLSLSTNIFANEHSSEKFNLSEVISHHLSDHAEFPFNIGGVKVYEGESAFNKDNLGIFEDHSNNKKYHFVGGIDMHITKRVMMMWIVSFFLLITFIPAARMIAKNPLNVHSRFTGVIESILDFLRSEVIDPNMHGHGHGYYHYMFSLFFFILFCNLFGLIPSVGEVITLVSGGDLHHSIFPKIWSGITVTGDVSVTVTLAGITLFLIYSTGFVYQGIKFIFNTVPNGVPLVLYPLLWPLEFIVSPCAKAFALTVRLLANMTAGHVVILALLGFIFSFQSYLIAPVSILGATAIYLLEIFVAFLQAFIFTLLTSLFVGSSMHRH; this is translated from the coding sequence ATGATTAAAAAGATTTATTTTATACTACTAGTTTTAAGTCTCAGTACAAACATTTTTGCGAATGAACATTCCTCAGAGAAGTTTAATCTCTCGGAAGTCATTAGCCATCACCTTTCCGACCATGCAGAGTTTCCTTTTAATATTGGCGGAGTTAAGGTTTATGAAGGCGAATCTGCCTTTAATAAAGATAATTTAGGAATATTTGAAGATCATTCTAATAACAAGAAGTATCATTTTGTTGGTGGGATTGATATGCATATCACTAAGCGCGTTATGATGATGTGGATTGTTTCCTTTTTCCTCCTTATCACATTTATTCCGGCCGCTAGAATGATTGCGAAAAATCCTCTAAATGTACACTCCAGATTTACAGGTGTAATTGAATCTATACTTGATTTCCTTCGTTCGGAAGTAATTGATCCTAACATGCACGGTCATGGCCATGGATATTACCATTATATGTTTTCTTTGTTTTTCTTTATTCTGTTTTGTAATTTATTCGGTTTAATTCCGTCTGTCGGAGAAGTGATTACTCTAGTTAGTGGCGGAGACTTGCATCACTCAATCTTTCCAAAAATTTGGAGTGGGATTACTGTTACTGGGGATGTATCTGTAACTGTGACACTTGCGGGAATTACTCTGTTTCTTATCTATTCAACAGGCTTTGTTTATCAAGGTATAAAGTTTATATTTAATACTGTGCCAAATGGAGTACCGCTTGTGTTGTATCCTCTTCTTTGGCCTTTGGAATTTATTGTATCACCTTGTGCAAAGGCATTTGCTCTTACAGTGCGTCTTTTAGCGAATATGACTGCAGGTCACGTAGTAATACTCGCATTACTTGGATTCATATTTAGTTTTCAATCGTATCTGATTGCTCCAGTTTCAATTTTGGGTGCAACTGCGATTTATCTATTGGAGATATTTGTAGCATTTCTACAGGCGTTTATTTTTACGCTTTTAACATCGTTATTTGTTGGGTCATCAATGCATAGGCATTAG
- a CDS encoding FAD-binding oxidoreductase yields MNSTINHKDKIISILGKEKVFSREDGQMDLGTFDSYGADRTKVHQPNYDLLTFPRTTEEVASLVKYAYENDIKIVPSGGRTGYAGGAIAKDKELVVSLSKMDTVIDFDPFFASLTVGGGMITQNVHKEAEERGFIFPVDFAATGSSHIAGNIATNAGGVRVVHYGLIRNWVLGMTVVTGKGEILRFNGNILKNNTGYDLKHLYIGSEGTLGIITEVTLKLAKKSIDTSVILLAVPDYQSILNVFKETHNSVLPLLAFEFFSDLCAEKVKHHLGLGDPFAGKSPYYVLLEFEISEEADNDKLFAFLESITEKGLIDDGSIAQNSHQKQTFWKYREGISESLSILHTVHKNDISLPLRSMKAFISDMETLLGAKYPGFEIALFGHIGDGNLHLNILKPEKLSNEDFFAECKKVDPDMFTLIQKHNGSISAEHGIGLLKKDYLSFSRSNEEIQLMREIKTIFDPKGIMNPGKVL; encoded by the coding sequence ATGAATTCTACCATTAACCACAAAGATAAAATTATCTCCATTCTCGGCAAAGAGAAAGTATTCTCAAGAGAAGATGGACAAATGGATTTAGGGACATTTGATTCCTACGGAGCAGATAGAACCAAAGTTCATCAACCTAATTATGATTTGTTGACTTTTCCAAGGACTACGGAAGAAGTTGCATCCCTTGTAAAATATGCGTATGAAAATGATATAAAAATCGTACCTTCTGGTGGTAGAACTGGTTATGCCGGTGGGGCAATTGCCAAAGACAAGGAATTGGTAGTATCTCTTTCTAAAATGGATACAGTCATTGACTTTGATCCATTTTTTGCATCACTTACAGTTGGTGGAGGTATGATTACTCAGAATGTTCATAAAGAAGCAGAAGAGCGGGGATTTATATTTCCAGTCGATTTTGCCGCTACTGGATCTTCGCATATCGCAGGAAATATAGCGACTAACGCAGGCGGGGTTCGAGTTGTGCATTATGGACTAATTCGTAATTGGGTTTTAGGCATGACAGTGGTTACTGGAAAGGGAGAAATATTAAGATTCAACGGAAATATTCTCAAAAATAACACAGGTTATGATTTAAAACATTTATATATTGGTTCAGAGGGTACGCTTGGAATTATTACTGAAGTGACTTTGAAATTGGCGAAAAAGTCTATTGATACAAGTGTTATTTTACTTGCGGTTCCGGATTATCAATCAATTCTAAATGTTTTTAAGGAAACGCATAATTCTGTATTGCCTCTACTGGCTTTTGAGTTTTTTTCAGACTTGTGTGCTGAGAAAGTAAAACATCATCTCGGATTAGGGGATCCGTTTGCTGGAAAAAGTCCTTATTACGTTTTATTGGAATTCGAAATTTCAGAAGAAGCGGATAATGACAAACTTTTTGCTTTTCTGGAATCAATAACGGAAAAGGGATTAATTGATGATGGAAGTATAGCTCAAAATTCACATCAAAAACAAACATTTTGGAAATATAGAGAGGGTATATCTGAAAGTCTTTCTATTTTACATACAGTTCATAAAAACGATATATCCCTACCTCTGAGAAGTATGAAAGCTTTTATTTCGGATATGGAAACTTTGTTGGGTGCGAAATACCCCGGTTTTGAAATTGCACTTTTTGGGCATATCGGGGATGGAAATTTGCACCTGAACATATTGAAACCTGAAAAACTTTCGAACGAAGATTTTTTTGCTGAATGTAAGAAAGTTGATCCTGATATGTTTACTCTCATTCAAAAACACAATGGCTCAATCAGTGCGGAGCATGGGATTGGACTTTTGAAAAAAGATTACCTTTCATTTTCTCGATCAAATGAGGAAATTCAACTTATGCGGGAAATTAAAACGATTTTCGATCCGAAAGGAATTATGAATCCGGGGAAAGTATTGTAG
- a CDS encoding NAD(P)-dependent oxidoreductase translates to MNILITGGSGVIGSRFITKVLHKHKLIAIGKNFSKFPEYVRLHKNFKFYEFDLSSDSRFVIQDRIDCIVHLAGVVSGSSNVTEDYMRANVLGTNKLIIFAKENGVRNFILASTVSVYGLQAGIRLVETDNLMGNTDYAVSKIDAEKLVQLSGLETYMIFRIASVFGKDTKGFVYKLQRLLRKKILPFPEDSNSKKSFIHVIDVVEFLERAVENPKKGIFNLAHPESFSFSEIALILKSKSGNSITVRIMIGKLLLSVIHKINQILYFIRITKNPKRIDLRPLLEFVEVNPKKAIQQFAFLPKIHLNSDWEHL, encoded by the coding sequence ATGAATATATTAATTACAGGCGGTTCAGGTGTCATTGGTTCACGGTTTATAACAAAGGTTTTGCATAAACACAAGCTAATTGCCATCGGGAAAAATTTCTCCAAATTCCCAGAATATGTTCGTCTCCATAAAAATTTTAAATTCTATGAGTTTGATTTAAGCTCGGATAGTCGTTTTGTAATTCAGGATCGAATAGATTGTATTGTTCATTTAGCTGGAGTCGTAAGTGGCTCTTCGAATGTGACGGAAGATTATATGAGAGCAAATGTTCTTGGAACTAATAAATTAATCATATTTGCAAAGGAAAATGGAGTCCGAAATTTTATTTTAGCAAGTACTGTTTCTGTTTATGGACTTCAGGCGGGAATTAGGTTAGTTGAAACGGATAATCTTATGGGTAATACTGATTATGCGGTATCAAAGATTGATGCAGAAAAACTAGTTCAGCTTTCTGGTTTAGAAACTTATATGATTTTTCGAATTGCCTCTGTGTTTGGGAAGGATACCAAGGGATTTGTATATAAACTACAAAGGTTACTTCGAAAAAAGATTTTACCCTTTCCTGAAGATTCAAATTCTAAAAAGTCATTTATTCATGTTATCGATGTAGTCGAGTTTTTGGAGCGTGCGGTTGAAAATCCCAAAAAAGGAATTTTTAATTTAGCACATCCAGAATCGTTTTCATTTTCTGAAATTGCCCTTATTTTGAAATCCAAATCTGGAAACAGTATAACCGTTCGGATTATGATTGGCAAATTACTATTATCTGTTATTCATAAAATAAATCAAATTTTATATTTTATACGAATTACGAAAAATCCGAAACGAATTGACCTTAGACCACTTTTGGAGTTTGTAGAAGTAAATCCGAAAAAGGCGATTCAACAATTTGCATTCTTACCAAAAATACATTTAAATAGCGACTGGGAGCATTTATGA
- a CDS encoding tetratricopeptide repeat protein: protein MKKKKYLNEIKKENFALALTLIDQELTENPEDPELLYNFAICCSRTGNHKKCVSVLKTLLEKVGRFIDRDNVFRLIIFSLIQLHEYREALEMTDERLKVNIGDLKLLSFRAHIMEKLNRIDEAIQIHKNILKLKPDYTNSLNSAGYLIAMKPNPTPEEIAEATDLLKQAVKQNPDSAAYLDSFGVLLQKRGEKQAAIRAFNKAIAANPAHSSVILDHLQSLL from the coding sequence ATGAAAAAAAAGAAGTATCTGAATGAAATCAAAAAAGAGAACTTTGCTCTTGCTCTAACCCTAATAGATCAGGAATTAACTGAAAATCCCGAAGACCCAGAACTTCTCTATAACTTCGCTATTTGTTGCTCGAGAACAGGAAATCATAAAAAATGCGTCTCCGTTCTTAAAACCCTATTGGAAAAAGTAGGACGATTTATCGATCGAGACAATGTTTTTCGTTTGATTATTTTTTCGCTCATTCAACTCCACGAATACAGGGAAGCCTTGGAAATGACCGACGAAAGATTAAAAGTTAACATCGGCGATTTAAAATTACTTTCCTTTCGCGCACATATCATGGAAAAATTAAATCGAATCGACGAAGCGATTCAAATCCACAAAAATATTTTGAAGTTAAAACCTGACTACACAAATAGTTTAAACTCGGCAGGTTACTTAATTGCAATGAAACCAAACCCAACTCCCGAAGAAATTGCCGAAGCAACCGACTTATTAAAACAAGCCGTAAAACAAAATCCGGACAGCGCAGCCTATCTAGATTCCTTCGGAGTCCTTCTACAAAAGCGCGGCGAGAAACAAGCAGCCATTCGAGCGTTCAATAAAGCGATAGCCGCTAATCCTGCGCATAGTTCTGTAATACTGGATCATCTGCAATCATTATTGTAA